The DNA region TTTTAACATGGTCTTTATTATGGCCACTCATTTCCCTATTTAACCGAGTTCAGGTTATTTATCCTCAAATTGAATTATCTACAGATTTGCCATCGTTGTATTTCCTTAAGTACTAATCTTGTTTGAATTTTTATGTTGTTCTTTGTGTGATCAGCTTCTAACAACAGCTTAATAGTGGGTGAGGACTATCACGGTTTGATTATTGTTCAATGCCGCTGTTTAAAAACTCTTGTTATGGTTACACCTTACTAATGTGCCTACAGGATATGATTATTTATGGCTACGAATTCAATGCAAGAAAAAGCCGACAGCATTGTCAATACAGATAAAGGGTTTTCTAATCCTATTTGGGCTTCTCGAGCGGATAAGTTACAAAGTCTGTCGGGTGTAATACTGGGTCTCTTTTTGCTGATGCATTTGCATTTTGAGTCGAGTATTTTAATTGGTAAAGAGGCCTTTTATCAGGTGGGTCAGATTCTTGAAGGTGGAATATTTAGTGAGACGGGACATGGTTATCCTCTAATTACACAAATTTTTTCCAGCATAATATTATTAGTCGTGATTATTCACGCGGTATTTGCATTACGTCGTTTCCCTACTCAAATAGGCCAATGGCGCGCATTACGCAAGCAAATGCGTTTTTTACCTCATGAAGACACCAAAATTTGGTTTTGGCAAATGATCACTGGTTTTTTGTTGTTCTTTTTGGTGCCACCGCATTTATTCACCATGATAACTAATCCTGAAATTGGTCCACATCTTTCCGCTGAGCGGGTATATCACTTTAATGCATGGATTTTATATGTGTTGCTATTACCTGTAGTTGCGTTACATGCCGTATTTGGTTTATATCGGGTCGTGGTGAAATGGGGCTTAGTGGAACAACGTTTTGCCTTACTCAAATTTGCTAAAGTGTTGTTGGCATATTTAATGGTATTGGGGGTGGGGAGCTTACTGACTTATATTGCTATTGGCCATTCTTTATCATTACCTGTAGTGCCATACGTGTCGACGTTATAAGGAATTGAAATGAAAATTATTTATACAGATACCTTGGTTGTCGGCGCTGGATTAGCAGGATTACGTGTCGCGATAGCGTCAAAAGAGCGTGGCCTTGATACCTTGGTATTATCGCTTATCCCTGCGAAACGATCTCATTCAGTAGCAGCCCAAGGCGGAATGCAAGCCAGTTTAGCCAATACCATAAAAGGTGCTGGTGATGATGAAGATATCCATTTTCAAGATACGGTAAAAGGTTCCGATTGGGGCTGCGATCAAGATGTTGCTCGAATGTTTGCTCACTGTGCACCCAAAGCGGTAAGAGAGTTAGCTCAATGGGGCGTTCCTTGGACACGAGTAACCAAAGGCGATCGACAAGTTATTGTTAATGCAGAAAAAGTAACTATCACTGAAGCTGAAGCTGCTCATGGACTCATCAATGCGCGTGATTTTGGTGGTACCAAAAAGTGGCGTACTTGCTATACAGCAGACGGTGCCGGTCATTCATTATTGTATGCAGTCGATAATAAAGCTATTTCGTTAGGTATTCCGGTACATGAACGTATGGAAGCATTATCACTTATTCATGATGGTGAGCGTTGCCATGGTGTCATTGCTCGCTGCCTAATCACGGGTGAATTGCGCGCTTACATCGCCAAATCTACCACTATTGCAACAGGCGGATACGGACGTATCTATTCTGTTTCAACCAATGCCGTTATTTGTGAGGGTATTGGTCAAGCGTTGGCATTAGATACCGGCGTCGCGACATTGGGTAATATGGAAGCGGTACAGTTTCACCCTACGGCTATTGTTCCGGTTGGTATTTTAACGACAGAAGGTTGCCGTGGTGATGGGGGTGTGCTGCGTGATAAAGACGGTTACCGCTTTATGCCCGACTATGAACCAGAGAAAAAAGAACTGGCTTCGCGAGATGTTGTATCACGTAGAATGACCGAACATATGCGTAAAGGAAAAGGCGTAAATAGCCCTTATGGGCCACATTTATGGCTAGATATTACCTTATTAGGTCAAAAGCATATTGATACCAATTTGCGTGAAGTTAAAGAGATTTGTGAGAACTTTTTAGGTATTGATCCTGTTAAAAATTGGATTCCTGTTCGACCGACACAACATTATTCTATGGGCGGTATTCGTACTAAAGCCAATGGCGAAAGCCCGCAATTATCAGGGCTGTTTAGTGTTGGAGAGGCTGCTTGTTGGGATATGCACGGCTTTAATCGACTCGGTGGCAACTCCCTAGCAGAGACGGTTGTTGGCGGAATGATTATCGGTAAGTATGTTGCTGACTTTGGTGAGCAAAATAATTTGGTCGTTGATACCGATTTAATCGCCCAGTTTGGTAAGCAGTTACAAACAGAAGTTGATCAGCTTATTGAGGGTGAAGGAACAGAAGATCCATTTAAACTTAAAGCTGCAATGCAAAAAATTATGATGGATTACGTTGGAATTTTCCGTAATGGTCCTGAACTTGAACTGGCTGTTAACCAATTAACTGAACTGCTTGATCGTTCGAAAAACCTCGGATTAAAGTGTAAAAAACGCCATGCAAATCCTGAATTAGTTGAAGCGTTACGCGTCAAACGGATGTTGAAAGTAGCTGTGACCGTTGCATGCGGGGCGCTTGCTCGTACCGAAAGTAGGGGCGCGCATTCTCGTGAAGATTTTCCACAGCGTAATGACCAAGACTGGTTGAACCGTACCTTAACAAGTTGGCCAGATGCTAATAGTTTACGACCTGAAATGAGCTATGAAGCCCTTGATGTGATGCGAATGGAATTACCGCCTGGTTATCGAGGCTATGGTGTTGATAATGCGATTGCTCATCCTGATACCCAAAAACGTCAGCAACAGGTTGAAGCTATTTTAGCTGAATTAGGTGACGATGCTGATAGGTATGCCAAGCAAGCTGCATTAATGCCTTTTGAGCTACCTGAAGAATATCAACCACGTAATCAACGATTCACTGATACTTTAGCTAAAACCGACGCTGAGTCTGGAGAAAAGTAATATGAGCCAAGCACGCACGTTAACTTTTTCAATTTTTCGTTATGACCCGCAAGAGCCTGGCGACAAACCTAAAATGGTGACTTACAGCTTAACAGAAGCACCCGGTATGACGGTGTTTATCGCGTTGAATCAACTACGTGAAACACAAGACCCATCGCTACAATTTGATTTTGTTTGTCGCGCGGGTATTTGCGGCAGTTGTGCGATGGTGATCAATGGTTTCCCGACATTAGCTTGTCGAACCTTAACCGCTAATTATCCAGATGGACACATTAAATTGATGCCATTACCTGGCTTTGAGTTGATTGGCGATCTGTCGGTAAATACCGGTAAATTTATGCGGGAATTATCTGAGCGTTTAGCGCTGTGGTTACATCCTAATAGTGCCGACAATGACATTCATAGCATTGAAACACCTATGTCACCAGAAGAAGCAACCAAGCTTTATGAGTTAGAACGATGCGTAGAGTGTGGTGTATGTGTTTCTGCTTGTGCAACTAAGCAAATGCGTGACACGTTTGTCGGTGCAGTTGGCTTGATGAAAATTGCCCGCTTTGAACTAGACAGTCGTGATACTCGCACCGCTGATGATTTTTACCATGTGATAGGTAATCAAGATGGTGTGTTTGGTTGTATGACGTTACTTGGTTGCCAAGATACTTGTCCGAAAGATTTACCGCATATGAAACAGATAGCGTATCTACGCCGGAAAATGGCTGCAGTATAGCGGAAAAGCTCGAGACTACGAGATGCTAGAGCAGCTTCGCTGCTAGATGCTATACAAGCTAAAGCTTTTATAGCAGCGAAGCCTACTATCAGGACGAAGTCCGCTCTAGATTCTAGGCATGGCTTTGGTTAGTCACCGTGATATAGATATAAAAATGCCGCTAAATTAGCGGCATTTTTGTAATGTTTTTGCGGTTAAGTTAAAAATTACTTAGCGCGTTTCATTGCCGTGAAGAATTCTTCGTTAGTTTTGGTCATTGCCAATTTATCGATTAAGAATTCCATTGCAGAAACCTCATCCATTGGATGTAGGATTTTGCGTAAAATCCACATCTTCTGAAGCTCATCTGTTGTCGTTAGTTTTTCTTCACGACGAGTACCAGAGCGGTTGAAATCAATCGCAGGGAATACACGTTTTTCTGCCGCTTTACGAGAAAGGTGTAACTCTTGGTTACCAGTACCTTTAAATTCTTCGTAAATAACTTCGTCCATTTTTGAGCCAGTATCTACCAAGGCTGTAGCAATAATAGTTAAGCTGCCACCATGTTCAATGTTACGTGCAGCACCGAAAAAGCGCTTAGGACGATGTAATGCGTTGGCATCAACACCACCAGTTAACACTTTACCCGATGAAGGGATTACGGTGTTGTAGGCACGGGCTAAACGAGTAATTGAATCGAGTAAAATAACAACATCTTTTTTGTGCTCAACTAAACGTTTTGCTTTTTCAATTACCATTTCGGCCACTTGAACATGACGGCTGGCTGGTTCATCGAATGTAGACGCAATCACTTCACCTTTTACAAGGCGTTGCATTTCAGTTACTTCTTCGGGACGTTCATCAATAAGCAATACCATTAACACCACATCTGGATTGTTATGGGAAATACTTTGAGCAATGTTTT from Shewanella polaris includes:
- a CDS encoding fumarate reductase cytochrome b subunit; this encodes MQEKADSIVNTDKGFSNPIWASRADKLQSLSGVILGLFLLMHLHFESSILIGKEAFYQVGQILEGGIFSETGHGYPLITQIFSSIILLVVIIHAVFALRRFPTQIGQWRALRKQMRFLPHEDTKIWFWQMITGFLLFFLVPPHLFTMITNPEIGPHLSAERVYHFNAWILYVLLLPVVALHAVFGLYRVVVKWGLVEQRFALLKFAKVLLAYLMVLGVGSLLTYIAIGHSLSLPVVPYVSTL
- a CDS encoding fumarate reductase flavoprotein subunit; translation: MKIIYTDTLVVGAGLAGLRVAIASKERGLDTLVLSLIPAKRSHSVAAQGGMQASLANTIKGAGDDEDIHFQDTVKGSDWGCDQDVARMFAHCAPKAVRELAQWGVPWTRVTKGDRQVIVNAEKVTITEAEAAHGLINARDFGGTKKWRTCYTADGAGHSLLYAVDNKAISLGIPVHERMEALSLIHDGERCHGVIARCLITGELRAYIAKSTTIATGGYGRIYSVSTNAVICEGIGQALALDTGVATLGNMEAVQFHPTAIVPVGILTTEGCRGDGGVLRDKDGYRFMPDYEPEKKELASRDVVSRRMTEHMRKGKGVNSPYGPHLWLDITLLGQKHIDTNLREVKEICENFLGIDPVKNWIPVRPTQHYSMGGIRTKANGESPQLSGLFSVGEAACWDMHGFNRLGGNSLAETVVGGMIIGKYVADFGEQNNLVVDTDLIAQFGKQLQTEVDQLIEGEGTEDPFKLKAAMQKIMMDYVGIFRNGPELELAVNQLTELLDRSKNLGLKCKKRHANPELVEALRVKRMLKVAVTVACGALARTESRGAHSREDFPQRNDQDWLNRTLTSWPDANSLRPEMSYEALDVMRMELPPGYRGYGVDNAIAHPDTQKRQQQVEAILAELGDDADRYAKQAALMPFELPEEYQPRNQRFTDTLAKTDAESGEK
- a CDS encoding fumarate reductase iron-sulfur subunit, which gives rise to MSQARTLTFSIFRYDPQEPGDKPKMVTYSLTEAPGMTVFIALNQLRETQDPSLQFDFVCRAGICGSCAMVINGFPTLACRTLTANYPDGHIKLMPLPGFELIGDLSVNTGKFMRELSERLALWLHPNSADNDIHSIETPMSPEEATKLYELERCVECGVCVSACATKQMRDTFVGAVGLMKIARFELDSRDTRTADDFYHVIGNQDGVFGCMTLLGCQDTCPKDLPHMKQIAYLRRKMAAV
- the rho gene encoding transcription termination factor Rho; amino-acid sequence: MNLTELKDTPISDLVSLAESMNLENMARARKQDIIFSILKAHAKSGEDIFGGGVLEILQDGFGFLRSSDGSYLAGPDDIYVSPSQIRRFNMRTGDSIFGKIRPPKEGERYFALLKVSEVNFDKPESSRNKILFENLTPLHAEERLRMERGNGSTEDITARILDLCSPIGKGQRGLIVAPPKAGKTLLLQNIAQSISHNNPDVVLMVLLIDERPEEVTEMQRLVKGEVIASTFDEPASRHVQVAEMVIEKAKRLVEHKKDVVILLDSITRLARAYNTVIPSSGKVLTGGVDANALHRPKRFFGAARNIEHGGSLTIIATALVDTGSKMDEVIYEEFKGTGNQELHLSRKAAEKRVFPAIDFNRSGTRREEKLTTTDELQKMWILRKILHPMDEVSAMEFLIDKLAMTKTNEEFFTAMKRAK